Sequence from the Syntrophorhabdaceae bacterium genome:
CCCTGTAGAGCGGTATCTCAGGGATGCAAAGTCGTATCAGATAGTGGAAGGCACCTCGAACGTACAGAAGATGATCATCGCCCAGTTCGCACTGGGATACAGAAAGGCGTAAAAAGCAAAAACAAGGAGGCTTATATGGCTACAGAAGTAACGGTCCCAATGGTAGGAAAGATCATAAACGTTCTTGTAAAAGTGGGCGAAACGGTTCAGGAAGACGATGCGGTAGCCACACTCGAGGCAATGAAGATGGAAATGCCTATAGTGGCGCCCCAGGCAGGAGTAATCAAAGAGATACTCGTGACCGCAGGGCAGGAAGTCGAGGCGGACACGGTTATCGCTATCCTTGAGTAAAGGGAGCGCCCATGTTGGTCGCCGGCATTGATATAGGCTCTATAACAACGGAAGCCCTTCTCTTCGACCAGGAGAAGGGTATCATCGGGTACAATATCCTTCAAACCGGCGCAGATTCAAGAAAAGCGGCGGAAAGTGCCCTGGAAAGAGTCCTTGCTGATCCTGGAAAGTCTGCATCCGATGTATCCTATATCATCTCCACCGGATGCGGGAGAAAAAGGGCCTCCATGGCCCAACAGGCAGTTACCGAAATCACGTGCATTGCGAAAGGTGTCAATTTTCTGTACCCCGAGGCGAGAACCATTATCGACATTGGCGGTCAGGATACCAAAGTGATAAGGGTCGATGGAAGCGGCCATGTGGTCGAATTCGAAATGAATGATAAGTGTGCAGCCGGCACGGGAAGATTTATCGAGGTTATGGCAAAGGCGCTGAATGTAGATCTGGACCGTATCGGAGAGATCTCTCTGGGCCACAAGAAAGAGCTTGCTATCAGCAGCATCTGTACGGTCTTTGCCGAATCGGAGGTAATATCACTGGTAAGCGAAGGTGAAGAGCTCGAGGATATCCTCTATGGAATCCATAAGGCGATCGCC
This genomic interval carries:
- a CDS encoding acyl-CoA dehydratase activase, whose amino-acid sequence is MLVAGIDIGSITTEALLFDQEKGIIGYNILQTGADSRKAAESALERVLADPGKSASDVSYIISTGCGRKRASMAQQAVTEITCIAKGVNFLYPEARTIIDIGGQDTKVIRVDGSGHVVEFEMNDKCAAGTGRFIEVMAKALNVDLDRIGEISLGHKKELAISSICTVFAESEVISLVSEGEELEDILYGIHKAIADRTMGLITRTGGMEKEVVMAGGVAKNTGVVKALEKILGTPLKIYHEPQIVGALGAAILAVEKAS
- a CDS encoding biotin/lipoyl-containing protein, whose translation is MATEVTVPMVGKIINVLVKVGETVQEDDAVATLEAMKMEMPIVAPQAGVIKEILVTAGQEVEADTVIAILE